TCCTCTGATCGCTGTGCCTCGACTCACAGAACGCTCCTCTGGAACCTGAGAGGGAAAACAAGATGGTGTTTGAGATTTTATCTTTTTTGGATGAAacgcacaaaaaaaaagttctaTCCAAAAACGAGTCGCATGGATTGTATTTAAGATGTGCAAAAATAACAGAAGCTTCAGCTTTACACTGGATCAGTATTATAGTTATTACTTTCTTTGACTGGATCAACACATCTACAAATGAAGGGTAAACTCATATTATATTGATTGtcaattaaaaaaggaaatattgtCTGTATATATAACATCTACAGTTGGCATGTGTACAACTGTTATGCAGCCTATACAATTTATAGATGAGGCTCATCTCAGAATAATCACAGGCATTGTGCACGGCCTGGACCTACCAGTGCTCCTGATGGAGGACAATAGCTGACCAATCATTCGCTTGGCTGGAGAGGGGTCAGTGACCCGAGGCAGCATTTGCACAGTGATCAAGGATGGGAATTCCTCAAACACTGAGTCACTTGTTGCCCTCTAGAGGGGGGAGATAACATACAATGAAATAAGATTGAATTTTTTCCGTTGGCTCATGTTCTGGAAAATGATTCTTGCACATTAGCTCACCTGAATCTTGGCTGCAGCTGATTTGGCATCAGTGAGTGCCAGTGCGTAACCGCACATCCCGATCTCATCCTCCAGGACGAGAGCACACTGAGGGGAAGGGGAGATGTCACCTGTTGACAAGCTGCAATGAGGCAGTGCAGAGGTTAAGATGGTATTAATACATCAATTCTCAGGATAGAGTCATCGATTAGAGTAATTGATTATTTCTAACCTATCACAGATAAGTGGTGGCTGTGTCATCAGGGGAACTTTGCCCTCTCCTGCTTTCTGCATCTCTCTGAAAATCATCTGCACCGCCACCTAAGACAGGAAACAAAACTATGCAACATAACTGCGTAATTTAAACCAAAATTAATCAGGACGTCTGAGGATCTGCCTTCTTTACCTTGTCCTCAGGGCAGTATGGTCGTATGCAGTATACTGCTGTCATGGGAGGATGTCTGAACAGGTCCCTGTTACCGTGTCCGGGCAGCATTCTCTGTGAGTGCAAGTGTACAGTATGTTCATATTTATTAAGACAAACATTCAGAAATCTTAGATAACAATAACTATATTTACTAGTTGTATTGACCCATTATTCACAATTATCATGGTTTATTTAATGGGAAAATGGCATATTTAGTGTGAATAATGAATTTATCTGTTTTGACTCGGTTTGATTACCTGGAACTCTCCGGAGAGTCCTCCTCTGAAGTCCCAGGGTTCAGGTTCTTCATTCAGAAGCTGGACGGAGGGTTGCCCCCGTCCTCCTATGGAAGACAGAAACAATGTAACGCTTTTCATATTGGTATAATCACATTTGGAAGTCAATGACCAGTAGCCACCATCTTCAGTCCACGTTTTTTGCTAACCTTTCTGTCCTGTCGTTTTAATCTTAAACATTCTTGCCTGAGTACAGTTTTCTGCCTGCCATAATGTGACATGTGCATTGAGGGAATACTGATGAAAGAAATGCTTCTTGCTTTAGACATCGGTTTTCATAGGAATTGACGAGTGGCAAcacatttcataaatctgataTAAACAAGTTGGATACCGAATAAACGGGGCAGATTTAGACAGAGGCTAATGCTAAAACTCACAGGCTTTAATACAGGATTGGGCATGTCATTTACAGATTTCTGCAAAACTTCTTTCAGGCTTACGCTGAACTCGGAAGATTCTCCTGAAACTGCATACACACATGTCCTGAGTCGGACATATGTGTGTACGCGATAACACGTCCGATTCAGTTGAAAAGAAAATTCTGCCGAGTTTTTTCTCCCAATCTCTCAAGTAAAATGTCGCAAAATGtctgagcccatgtgagaatgcaaGAGGAACATgcagaactaaaaaaaaaactataaaaaagtGGAGCCACACATGTAGAGGACACTGAAAACTTTTTGGCTGATAAGAATCAACGCTGGTATTGATGTGCTGtagataaaaacatttgatttcagCTGCGGAATTGGTCCGTTATGTTCTCCTTCCTGCCTgctctgaaaatggctttagaTCACTGATCAAATCAACACTTGTTGGGGTTTTCATTCCGTATCCACCAGCCTGTGTAGCTTGACCATCATTAGAAGACTTCCATTTTCTCACCCAGTGTTTTCACATAGGCTCGGGCCAGGCCAACTCcactcttaatgtcacagatGTAGTTGTAGAGGTCGTACAGAATTCTGCGGTTGGGGGCGTTTGACAGGCGGTTAAACATCTGCACCACCGCTTCACACATGTCATCAAACTGCTGCGCTCGTGAGCACCACTCCGCTGTCTGGAAAACACCGGGAGTTGTGTGAAAAAGCATGTGCAACCCAtcatttgcattaaaaaaaatactgcagATACACAAAGCATTACCTGGTCTGTCTCTGCAGTTGCAGCGCGGCTGTTGTTCGTGAGCCAGTCCAGCTGCTGGAGCATGGCCCTGGCTGTGCTCCCGTGCTCGTACGGCAGGTAGAAGAGgtctgacagcagcttcaggtcGTCCAGGGTCAGAGGTTCTGCTGTGTACAGCGGGTTCTCTCCAGGTCCAGGAACGTAGGAGCTGTCTCCCTTGTCTGTCTGCATGGGCTCCTCATCGGTTGAGTCCTTCttcagatgagctggaggacaaAGCGGGCCAGGAAGCATGTGGAGGGAACCAAAACACTCTTGTCTTATTCTTACATGGCTCCATCTATTTTGTGATATAATCAATGTTagggaagttttctggaagctggtgaaaggagaactcaggcagcagctgatgtcttattcAGAAGAtgttaatgtagacttgatgcatcaaggggAAGGGGGAAGAATATACAACTCTAACATAGTAACATGAGcaactgtcccccccccccccccccccccccccaagtctgaagatgtctcccacaacATCCCCGtatatcttcctctacttgTGTCACCCATTATAACCGCTTATCCATTAATGGCtggaattgctgtcactctccatGTTAATATCTATGTAGGTGTTCGCATCCTTTAGAAAGTCTAAATgtgcattcctaaatcacattgtgtcttGATGTCTTGCCACTggtaaaatacataaaagagTTAAAGTTGGTGCCTCTTTGTCTGgcacatatatgtaaatatgaaagTCCATAAGAGTAGACACTGTACTgttggttggccctttatcttTTACCTGACCTTGGGTCctgcttagagagagaaggTATCTGTGGAATTTAGACTGAGTTTACTGAGACGTGTTCTGTCATGAGACTCTACCTCCAGGTTGATCCGTGCTCAGGAACTCCTGCAGCCAGTCAGTGAGGGCCAGGGTCAGGGCTTTGTGGGGGCTGTAGCAGGGGTCCTGCTCCTCATCGTCTGCTGATGAAGATCAGGGACAGTGAGACACTGCACAGGCTTGTTTTTTAGGTTTGTACTTTATGTCAAACTTTCACACTGACCCATTTCCACATCCCTGGGTCCTTCATCAGCAGTTGCTTTGCACCATGTCGCCAAAGTGTGGATAGCCACAAAGTTCGGGTAGAACTCGCAGTTAGGATTGGTGAGCACTCCTCTCAGTTTGGGAATCAGCTCAGTGGGTCGGTCCTTTTCACAGAGGACAATATTTAATGAATGTGTTAGGAAACTGATCCAGGGGCTGGACCGGGAAACATTCTTATAAGACCATCTTTTACTGATGCCAGTGTTGACAGGCATGTATTTACCTTAAAGGGCCCAAGGAAAAGTCTTTGGGGATCGTAATCGTTTGCGTGGATGTTGTCCCAGATGACTGGCGCCCTCTTCAGGACAGAAGACACCTCTTCTATGGACTCAACTGAGATTTTGTGAGACACCACTTTAGGAcctaaataataaaaagaaggGGCATAAACAAAAGTCTgctaattaaatatatatatattttttaaactataACAGTGATTGCACCTTCAGTCTGAGCTTACCAGTCCACAGTATGTCCACACCaggcagcagcttctctccCACAGTGTGCAGGTAAGACGACTGGGACACGTTGGGCTTGCAGAATCTTGCACAGTAATCTGgggaaacacaacagaatatTGAATAAAGGAACTGTGCATGGGTGGATATGGATATATGCATAGcttttcttaattatttttccaACAGCTATTTTACGCATAAAAGCAAGGACAAGGACAAtgtataaaagaaaagaaagtattGATGTGACCCCCCACTAAAATGTGGAATCTAAACAGaaggatatttaaaaaagacagaaagatagaGCTCTTTATCAATATTTTCACCAAGGAATAATTCATAAATTGTATTCATTTAGGGAAccgatatctatgagtgtgttaaatgtggtgcagcttgattgaatgcaACAAGACTGTTGGGCATGAGCAGAGTTAGGTGAGTGATATTTTAgttgagaaaatgttttaactttCTGGTTGTTTTTAAACTATGAATGGAATGTATCCATGTTCCCTTCAGTGTCGTTTTTTATGCAGCTCCACTCTCTGACCTGTCGGACAGAAGAGGAAGGTGTCGGGTTCCCCCAGGTGCTGGTACACCTCATTAGTGACGGCCACCTGAGCGTGGGCGAAGGAGCTGAACGCCTCTTTATCGGCCGGACACATCTCGGCTTCAATGTCGTCAAACAGCAAAGAGAAGGACCTGCAGCCAAACCCCTTCACCTGCCGAAATACCAAAAAAAATACTCGATGATCCTCAATAATTGAATTAAACGCTTGAACAAACAGGATCAGCTAGAGTCTAAATATTAGCTTCACGTGCTGGATTTGTTTCTTTGCTTGTGTACAAAGTTTTCTCAAAAGGGTCCTTCCACTGGGAATTAAACCCATTACCTGCAGCGGTGTCAAGGCCATCACATGCCTGTTGACCTACTTGCTGCACACAAGATGTTTCTATTTTACTGCTGCCTGTTTCATACAAAGTAATGTGGTGTTGAAACAAACCCTCAGAGAGCCATAAAACAGCTGAGATTAAATTATCTCTCGTGCTCCACCCTTCGTCTCTCCGCATACAAAGTCGTACCTGATCTAATTTCCTCTTCAGGAAAGCGACCTCTTTGGGGCTGGAAAAAGTAATATCCAGACCTGGAGAGATTGCGTAGATGAAATCGACGTCGTGCTGCTTCGCTGCTGAAATCAAGGCCACGAGTTGTTCTGgggaaaagaacaaaacatgttGATGAGGAAGTTAAGATGAACAAGTTCAAGTGTTTGGATTAATGAGCAGTAAATGGCTCCCCGCTCACATGGTCCTCTGTAGGCCATAAGAAATCTTAGAAGGTCCCGTACAGGGGGTCACGTTAATCAGGTTCATTCACTTCCATAATGACAATAAGGGTGGGGCAAGTTCATTTGTCAAAACCTGGCATTCTATTGGTTGGTGAATTTTCACAGAGTCCAAGAAAAATCCAAGAgcataagaaaaaaaatccaagagcagaggagaaatccccGAGCAGATGTTTcagatgtgcacaggagcagCGTGAGCCCGAGGAGAAGAGCTCAAGCAGGAAAAATGTCTGGgcaacaaaatatctgagcACGAGCGCACAGTGTGAGCATAAGCAGAGAATCGAAACCCAGGCAGGGGATGTTTCAGTGCGCGTGAATGGTTTTGAATGGAACTattacaaaatctgaacatCAAACCAATATGTCCTGAAAGACCACGCTCTACAgtgataattatatttttttgaatattatattattatacacATATTTCTCTGTGTACTCCGACTCTAGATTGACTTTAATTCAGCCTTCAGACCACTTTAGTCAAAATGTAGTTCTTTTCAGTGATTACAAAAGTTTTATTTGGCAGTTTGCCACTGTTCTGGGACGTCCCTGCCCTTCAATGTGCATAGTACgatttgtttttgatttgcCCAAAGTCCGCTGATAGCGTTTGAACTTAAGAGTCTTCAGAGACATGATAGTTTTATAGGTCATCTTCACTGCCCTTCAGTCTGTAACAGTACTGATAACATCTAATCAACCAATGGTGACAGCTATTAAAACATCGTCTCTGAGCAGATACTGAGGATATAAAATGTGAACACTCCTATATGTTGTTGGCTGTTTTTACCTCTACCAAGGAGGACATGTTTCactccctgtctgtttgttggtttgttggtttgcatattttgttattttttttgttagcaagattacacaaaaaagaaaattaaaccgATAAAACCGAAGCTAAGGATGGAGGCattcaaatttggtgcaaatccagATCAGGAGACAGATCCAGGAATAATTTCACTATCTTGGACATTTTTgttaaatttacattttcatttatttctcactCAATATTTCTTATTAAGAAACAATGTGTAACTGTGTTAAGAAAAGGGATAAAAGCTACATTTAtccctgattattattattaatatcactGTTATTATCAACTGGACGGTGGATCCTGGCCACAGAGTCCATAGTGTGTGGTTGGAACAAAGGCTTTTGATAGGATAATAAACTAAGTAAGAAGAatgacgtttttttttaaataattgaagTTGGCTGGATGGATAGGAAAGCGTCTTAGAGCACAAACAATAAGAAGAATGAAATAATGATTTCAGTGTGAACATGTGAGGGAATAAACCCACCGGCCTCCGCCGCAGAGTACATGTCTCTCCAGTACATCCTGTGTTTGTAGTCGTCCTTGGGGGCGTACAGGTACGTGTTCAGACCCCACCTCTGCTCCCTGTGAAGCCCCACCACACAGTGTGTCAGTTAACATGTGAACAGAAGTGATGGTGAGGGGAGGATCTGATCACAGTGAGCAAAGGAATTCAAAATAATCTTTTCTAATATTTCTTCATCCTGTTTGACAAGTCAACACAAATCAAAGTGAACACCAACAAATGACAACAAGACACTTTCAGGCTCCACCTGTGCAGttatactcacacacaccttttaaaGAGCTCTGTTCTTTGCTCCATAGTCCACGGTCGACCATAAAAACCTGCATCAAGCAAAGGTAAAGTTATGTCCCACAAGATGATGTGTTACAGGTGATCACGAGCGACAGCCAGGCTGCATTTACACCgtgtggaggtggagagaaCAGTCTGTTTACATGGCTGCAGCAGGGGGGTCATGGGGTCCAGTTCGGGGCCCCTGGTCCCAGGCTTGCTCACCTTCCACCACTCCGGAGATGAAGCGTCCCTCCTGGCCCCTGGCTCTGCGGGATGTCTCCATGGTTCACTGACAGTAGTTCAGAGTGTGTTTCCAGCAGCTCCTGGTTGTGACACAGCGCCACTGACACTCATGTCCTTTTATTTGATTCCCCTCTTATTACGCCGTCCTCTCGCGCCTGCGCACAAACTGTGTGTTGGTGTAAAAGCTGAGGAAGAAGCAGCTCCTCTTGTGACAGGACTGAAGTTCACGTCACGTCACGGCGCAAGTTGACTGAACGTGCTCTGACCAGAGACGCTCTGACTTCCGGGTAAACGTCTTAAAGGGCCCTCGTCGCTatgccttaaagggatagttcaccccaaaatgaaaattccctcattacCTCCTCACCACTATGTACCaatggagggatgggtgaagtgtttgagtcggTGGATGTGGATGGAGAGGCGGCCATTATCCTGACATATTCCAGATTTGTGGAGGACTTAATTTCGAGCCACCTGGAGGCTCGGGTGGGCCCTTTGGAGCCAAAATTATGGTCAGCATTACaactaaattatttaaaagatgtgaaaaTGTCTTTGTCTGATTGGTCTGTGAACACTTGAGGTCACAATGTTTGTAGTATCAGTTGGGACATGGTTGGGACTgggcaatacacacacacaaacacacaggcaaaaTCAAAACATGGAGTCCCCCATCAGATGATCTGGGCCCATAGAGACATGATCTCAGCATCATGGGGTCAGTGGGAATATttgaagagacacaaacactgaacacgaattttttaaatgtgtgcaaAGGTGAGCTGGTGGTCTATTaattacatttagttttttttccatgactgatAAAtacataggggagagcggggtaatgtgggacatcgggtaatgtgagaaaccccctgt
This is a stretch of genomic DNA from Pleuronectes platessa chromosome 3, fPlePla1.1, whole genome shotgun sequence. It encodes these proteins:
- the ogal gene encoding protein O-GlcNAcase isoform X1; translated protein: METSRRARGQEGRFISGVVEGFYGRPWTMEQRTELFKREQRWGLNTYLYAPKDDYKHRMYWRDMYSAAEAEQLVALISAAKQHDVDFIYAISPGLDITFSSPKEVAFLKRKLDQVKGFGCRSFSLLFDDIEAEMCPADKEAFSSFAHAQVAVTNEVYQHLGEPDTFLFCPTDYCARFCKPNVSQSSYLHTVGEKLLPGVDILWTGPKVVSHKISVESIEEVSSVLKRAPVIWDNIHANDYDPQRLFLGPFKDRPTELIPKLRGVLTNPNCEFYPNFVAIHTLATWCKATADEGPRDVEMADDEEQDPCYSPHKALTLALTDWLQEFLSTDQPGAHLKKDSTDEEPMQTDKGDSSYVPGPGENPLYTAEPLTLDDLKLLSDLFYLPYEHGSTARAMLQQLDWLTNNSRAATAETDQTAEWCSRAQQFDDMCEAVVQMFNRLSNAPNRRILYDLYNYICDIKSGVGLARAYVKTLGGRGQPSVQLLNEEPEPWDFRGGLSGEFQRMLPGHGNRDLFRHPPMTAVYCIRPYCPEDKVAVQMIFREMQKAGEGKVPLMTQPPLICDSLSTGDISPSPQCALVLEDEIGMCGYALALTDAKSAAAKIQRATSDSVFEEFPSLITVQMLPRVTDPSPAKRMIGQLLSSIRSTGSRGAFCESRHSDQRKLDFYTELGSFKPIKVAGLPQDILAMATNL
- the ogal gene encoding protein O-GlcNAcase isoform X2 is translated as METSRRARGQEGRFISGVVEGFYGRPWTMEQRTELFKREQRWGLNTYLYAPKDDYKHRMYWRDMYSAAEAEQLVALISAAKQHDVDFIYAISPGLDITFSSPKEVAFLKRKLDQVKGFGCRSFSLLFDDIEAEMCPADKEAFSSFAHAQVAVTNEVYQHLGEPDTFLFCPTDYCARFCKPNVSQSSYLHTVGEKLLPGVDILWTGPKVVSHKISVESIEEVSSVLKRAPVIWDNIHANDYDPQRLFLGPFKDRPTELIPKLRGVLTNPNCEFYPNFVAIHTLATWCKATADEGPRDVEMDDEEQDPCYSPHKALTLALTDWLQEFLSTDQPGAHLKKDSTDEEPMQTDKGDSSYVPGPGENPLYTAEPLTLDDLKLLSDLFYLPYEHGSTARAMLQQLDWLTNNSRAATAETDQTAEWCSRAQQFDDMCEAVVQMFNRLSNAPNRRILYDLYNYICDIKSGVGLARAYVKTLGGRGQPSVQLLNEEPEPWDFRGGLSGEFQRMLPGHGNRDLFRHPPMTAVYCIRPYCPEDKVAVQMIFREMQKAGEGKVPLMTQPPLICDSLSTGDISPSPQCALVLEDEIGMCGYALALTDAKSAAAKIQRATSDSVFEEFPSLITVQMLPRVTDPSPAKRMIGQLLSSIRSTGSRGAFCESRHSDQRKLDFYTELGSFKPIKVAGLPQDILAMATNL